Part of the Paenibacillus kyungheensis genome, GAATTAAAAAGTGCATAAAGCACAAAATAAAGCTCTTTATTTATATTTGCTACAAATTTAAGTAAGAATAATTGACATAAGACTGTGATTTCATTAAGATTTGTTCAATTGATAGATGATGGAGGGTATATTCGATCATCTAACGTGCGAAAAGAACAAATGGAGGTGACATCATGGAAATGAATATAGAGACGAGCAGGATTCCTGATCCTTTTTCACGTAAAGTCTGGGAGCCAGCAGATGCAGAAGAAGCCATGATGATCAAACGTCAATATGGAGCCGACGCAGTATTCGTAGCAGGAGGAACATTACTACGTACGCAGTGGGAAGGCGGTATTGTAAATAGACCTGAGCACTTTATTCGACTAGATACGATTGCTGATCTATGCGGAATTCATGAAAGTGATCAACATATATATATTGGTGCATTAACAAGGCTTCGTGAATGTGGAGCAGATGCTTATATCGCTTATCATGGAGCTACATTATATGAATCGTGTCGTCATATTGCAGCACCTTCTATTCGCAATCAAGCTACGATTGGCGGAAATATAGCTTCTGCTGTAGGGGATGCTATTCCTGCTCTACTGGTACACAATGCCTCGCTTCATTGGGCAGATATTGGAAGTGAAGTCACAACGATCGAACAGGATCTTGGCGATTGGTTAGAGATCGTGAAAAGCGGTAGAAAAAGTATGAATGCCGTGTTGTTAGGAATAAATTTGGAGAAACAGAATCGCTTGTTAGCTACAGAATCGATAGAACAGTCTGTCGATCATCAACAAGAGATTACTTTTTTTCGGAAAATTGGTCGCAGAGAAGCATTCACACCATCGCTTGTCACAGTAGCATTTCGCGCCAAGATAGATCCATTAGGATACTTTTCACAAGTAAGAATAGCCGCAGGTGGTGGTTCTGGTATCGCAATGCGCTTATCTACATGTGAACAGTTATTAGAAGGCAATCGATATCAAGCTGATATGATTACTTCTTTAGCACGACTTGCAAGCGATGAATTTATAACATACAGCGATCCTTTTGCCAGTGAACAGTATCGTCAACAAACAGCAGGAAATCTATTAGCAGCAGGATTATGGGAAACGATACATGCACAGATCGAAAGGAGATGATAGCCTATGTTGCTGAATCGAGAAAGTAGTGGAGAACGCTGGCGTAAGCGGAGAGACGGCAAAGAAAAAGTAACAGGAGAATTGCAGTATTTGACCGATATGACTGCTGAAGGAATGTTATATGGACGCGTACTACGAAGTATTCATCCTCATGCACGTATTCTATCATTGGATGTGTCTGCGGCAGAAGCATATGAAGGGGTTATCGCTGTAATTACTCATCATGATGTTCCAGGACTGAATCGCTTTGGTATAGCTACACCAGATCAACCGGCATTATGTGAAGATACAGTGCGTTATATTGGAGATGCAATAGCCGCTGTAGCAGCAACTTCATTAGAGATTGCCGAGCATGCTCTTTCTCTCATACGTGTGGAATATGAAGTGTTAGAGACGATTACAGATACAGATAGAGCACTGGAAGAATCGGCGCCAAGACTTCATCCACAAGGTAATGTATTACATCGGACTCAAGTAAAGCGTGGCAGCACCGATACTGCTCTTGCCAACTGTGCTCATGTTGTTCATCAAGTGTATCGTACACCAAGACAGATGCATGCTTATATGGAGACAGAAGGTGGATTATTTGTTCCTGAAGAAGATGGTCGTCTAACAGTCTATGCCCCTACACAGCATGGATATAAAGACCGGATGCAAATTGCTCGTATTTTAGGATGGGAAGAAGAACGGATTCGTGTCATCTCCAGTCCAATCGGCGGTTCATTTGGTGGAAAAGATGAATTAAATGTACAACCATACGGTTCATTATTAGCACTGAAAAGTGGTCGTCCTATCAAAATGCATAATTCAAGACAAGAATCGGTTCGTGCTGGACTTAAGCGTCATCCGATGAAGATTGAAATGAAAACAGGGATTGATGAAGACGGTCATTTAGTCGCTCATTATGTGCGTATCGTAGCTGATACAGGAGCTTATGCAACACTGGGAGCGCCGGTACTTAATTTTGCCACAGAGCATTCAATGGGACCTTATCGTATAGAACATGTCGATGTAGAAGGGGTATCTGTGTATACCAATAATGGATTATCCGGCGAGTTTCGTGGATTTGGTGGAAATCAAGCGATATTTGCGATGGAAGGGCAAATGGATCGCTTGGCTGAATTGATCGAAATGGACCCGTGGGAATTTCGGATGTTGAATCGGCGCCAGCAAAATGATCCAGGGCCACTAGAACAACGCATTTTACAAACCAATGGTCTTGAACAAGTAATGCAAGCACTGACTCAGTCCAAGCTATGGCAACGCAAGCTACATCCTTCACAAGAGTATGAACAAGATCGTTCTGTGGAGATTATGAGTGGGATGAGTGAACAGGAGTCTGCATTTCAACCACCATGGATCAAGCGTGGGATAGGAGCAGCACTGGCTATGCATGGTGCAGGTCTCGGTTATGGTATAGATGATCCAGCAGGTGGACGACTTGCGCTAAATGAACAGGGAAAGATTGAAGTTTTCTTTAGCTATGAAGAATTCGGGCAAGGATTGATTGCGACGTTAGAGATCATGTTAATCGATCTGTTTCAATGTGAACCTGATGATCTGAGTATCGTTATCGGAGATACAGATCGTGTTCCTCATAGTGGATCAAGTACAGCTTCACGCTCAACAACGATGGCATGGATGGCATTACAGCGCTTAAAGACACCTTTTCTCCAAAGCATTTTAACGATAGCGTCTGAGATTACCGGTGTGCCTTCCGAGCAGTTAACTACAGGGAAAGCAGGTATCTGGTTACTGAGCGACGATCTTATCGTTGTAGATGAATCTGAACCTGTTATTACGTACCTTGAAATTGCAACACATATGAGTGTAGCAGGCAAGTCAAATGAATTGATTTTTGATACGGAATTTGCTTATCCCACTACACCGGATGCGGTAGTAGGCGGACATTATTTATATACGTATGCGGCTGTTGCGGCAGAAGTAGAAGTGAATACACTAACAGGACATGTGAAATTGCTAGATAATTATCACACCGTTGCCGCAGGCCCTGTCATTAATCCGATGGGATTTTTAGGGCAGATTGAAGGCGGTAGTGTGATGGCACTAGGATTTACATTAACCGAAGATGCAGTGATGGATGAAGGACATTATTTGACCAAAAATATGGATACGTATCTTATTCCTACAATCAAAGACATGCATACTTCACTTGAAGTTGAAGCAATCGAAGATTTACCAGAAGGCGATACTTTTGGCCCGCGCGGCATAGGAGAGATTGGCTCGGTTGCACTTGCACCAGCAATCACGGCTGCAATTCGCGATGCTGTTGGAGTATGGGTTCCTCATTTACCAGTGGCAAGGGAATTATTGATTCAACCGATAGAGACATGGCAAGCAGAAAGGGTGAGTCCGCGATGAAAACAACAGATACAACATGGCAAGCTACTGTGAATGGAGAACATCGTGAATTGGATATCGATCCTTCGCGTCGTCTGGTCGATGTGATTCGTGGAGACTTGAATCTAACAGGAACTAAAGTTTCTTGCGAAATTGGTCGCTGTGGTGCGTGCATGGTCATGATCGAGGGGGAACCGGTCAATTCTTGTCTGACTATGGCATATCAATGTGCTGGTAAAGAAATCACAACGATTGAAGGATTACATGGAGAAAGCAAAGAGCAATTGCATCCGATTCAAGAAGCATTTTTGGAAGAAGGGGGATTTCAGTGTGGATATTGTACACCGGGTATGATTATTTCCACCAAAGCATTGCTCGATCAGACTCCCCATCCTAATGATGATGAGATCAAAGAAGGATTATGCGGTAATCTATGTCGCTGTACAGGATACGGTGGCATTATGCGCGCAGTACAGAGTGCGGCTACCAAATGTCAGCAACAACAGCAAGAATTATCAGATACATCCCACATCGTTCGTTGAATCCATAGGAACAAATATCGTATAGATCTATGCTATACATGAGTGAATCCTTTCCTTACAGCAGATTATTGCATTGAGGGAAAGGATTTTGTTTTGTACATATAGTTGTTCCAAAGATACACCTTACATCCTGTAACAAAGGACTATCATCATCAATATAACATCTATCCCTTCATAAATGAGCTGTAACCAAAGTGTAATCTAAAACTTTTGGTATTCGCTAAAATTTGGATTGGTAAGGACACCTGAATTGTTATATTATTAACGAACAGGTAAAAGGTTATGCGTTGGCTTTTCATCGGAAAATAAGATGCAATAAGCTGATAGGATTGCTGAATAGTAGACAGACAATGTAATAGATGAAGTATGATTGAATAGCTCATTTTATGGCTAACATACTTGGGCTTGTGATAAGTCAGTGTCTGCACCTAGAGTTCTTATGGATATGGACTCAATCAGCTTCTCCATTACCCGCATTACAAAAGGCAGCAAGGAGGGGAACCTTTGGAAAGCGAATATATAGATTCCATGGAACAACTGGCAGATCATTATTTTCCATCTGGAAATTGGCATATGGTTGAAGGCAAAGGCGGTATGAATAATACCACAATGTTTATAGATCACGCGTCTAGCCGCTATGTGCTACGACGATACGAAACCCATAAAGAACCGGACAAAGTTCGCTATGAACATGAAGTGTTATCTGCGCTTCCTGCGGTTCTAGTTGGACTGAATACACCGAAGCCTGTCAAAGATATCCAAGGACAGACAATTCATGTTACAGGGCCAGTCAATGAAGAGGATTCTCGTAGCGCTGGCAGAATAGCCGCGTTATTTCATTATATGGATGGTCATACACCTCAATTAAGAACAACAGAAGAGATTTTTCACTTTGGTCAGGTGACCGGGCAGTTATCTGCCGCATTGGCGCAGATTGATATTGATCTGCATCCGGTATATCCGCCTTATTATCGGTTGGGACAATCGTATCCTTTATGCAGTCCAGGTCGATTAGAAGCATTCTGTGCTCATCCGCCTGAAGACTTTAATAGTATCGCAGATATTTTATATCGTATTGGAGAACGTCTGGGTGAGCAGTTGATGCGGATCACTCGTCTGGTATCATTACCTCATCAATTGATTCATGGTGATCTGAACGCATCCAATATGCTGGAATCTACAGATGGACAGATTACAGCGATTTTAGATTTTGAATTTGTGACACGTGATTTACGGGCGATGGAGCCGGCAGTTTGTTTGTCAGATATGTTGCAGACAGTCGAATGGAATGTAGCTGATGAGAAGCAGTGTACTGCTTTTTTGCAAGGGTATGCGACCCGAATTCATTTGTCAGATCAGGAGATTGAAGCAATCCCATTACTTATTTTGTTGCGTCGTATCGATGTATTTATGCATTTTTTAAGTCGTTATTTTGAAGGGATCGATGATGCTGACGTGGTAATTGCGCAAGCACAACGTCTGGATGCTGGACTACAATGGTATGAGAAAAGTGGTCCTCTTTTGCAATTACTGTGCCGTCGTATCTTTAAATAATGAACTTTGTATTGACGCAAAAATGAAATTAAAAATAGCGAATGTCGAAAAAGTTATCGATATTCGCTATTTTTTTATGTATAACCAAACCATATGCAGGATATCTGTTGTTAAAAAGATATTTCACAATATTTAAATATATTTTATTTGACTATTTTTATTCATTTGATGCTACAATAGGTAGCAAATAAGAGTCATATTTTGTAAAATGTTAACGTGAACAATATTGATACACCAATTTTAGCGATTGACAACGTCATTGTGTATCCTTTAACAAGTGATCTGTATAAAGGTATAACACCCATTTATAAATGAGCAAAAAGAAAATGTATAAAGGAATGGAGGAATACGATGTCGCTAGGAAAATATATGCAACCATTGCGAATCGGAATAAATAGTCAGGATGAACGTCGTAAGATTGAAAATATTCGTCAATTGCCGATCAAAATTTTACAAATAGGAGCAGGTAACTTTTTGAGAGGTTTTTTTGATTGGATGATCTATGAAAGTATTACCCAAGGAAAATACCATGGCAGTATTGCGTTGACTCCACCGACACCGAATGGAGCAGTCAAACTACAACAATTAGCAGAGCAAGATGGATTGTATACCTTAATTACAAGAGGAGTACAACATGGAGAAGTGACCGAGCACCGATCGATTATTCCTGTTTTCAAAACGTTTATCGATCCGTATACCGAATGGGAGCAATTTCTACAGTTAGCTGAATTAGAGTCGCTGGATATTATTATATCGAATACGACAGAAGCAGGATTAACGTATGAACCGATCGATTATATTGCAGGAGAGCCATTACGTAATTATCCTGCACGATTAACTGTATTTTTATATCGAAGATTTCAACATTTTGCAGGAGATTCAAGTCACGGGTTATTAATTTTACCTTGTGAATTGATTGAAAATAATGGTGATGTACTCAAACAGTATGTACTTCGTTATGCAGATGACTTTGGATTTGGTACTGATTTTGTGCAATGGATAGAACAATCACAGCGCTTTTTGAACAATCTTGTTGATCGGATTGTACCGGGGTTACCACCGGAAGAAGAATATGCACGTTTAGTAGAGCAATACGGATATGAAGATTCATTTATCAATACAGCAGAGCCTTATCATCTGTGGGCGATTCAAGGAGAGCCTGAATTAGATAAAAGGCTACCACTGGCACAGATTGGACTTAATGTACACTGGGTGAAAGATTTACAGCCTTTTCAAGAACGTAAAGTACGTATCCTAAATGGAGCTCATACGTTAATGACACCTGTTGGTTTATTGTACGGCAAAACCACTGTGCGTGATGTGATGGACGATCCACATCTTAGCCAATGGATAATTTCAACGATTACAGAAGAAGTGATTCCGTCACTGACATTAGATGAGAAAGAGCTACAGTCTTATGCGACAGAAACATTTGAACGCTTCCGTAATCCTTATCTGGAACACCGATTACAAGATATCGCACTGAATAGTCTAAGCAAATTCAAAACAAGAATTTTACCAACATTGAAAGCGTATACAGAAAAATATAATCAACTGCCTGCTGAGATCGTATATTCACTGGCGGCTTTGATCGTATTGTACCGATTACAACCAGCAGAAGAAGGACAACCTCATCAAGCTCAGACATTATCAGGTGCAACACTGACGATCAAAGATAATAAAGAGTATATTCAGCGTCTTGCAGAACATTGGCAACAACCACAGTTATCCGATATTGTGACTTCTATTTTGTCTGATCAGCAGATATGGGAAGAAGATTTAACACAGATTCAAGGATTAGAAGCAGCTATTGTATCAAATATTCATATATTGGAGGAGCAACGGCAATGAATACAATGATAAAAGATTGCATAACGATTCAGAAGCAAGATGATGTTGTGATTGCACTTCGAGATGTGTCACCGGGCGAATCGATTATTTTGGAAAATGGGACTATCCTAAATGTCAGCGATCATATTCCACGTGGTCACAAAATAGCGATACATGATATTGCTCCAGATCAAGATGTGATTAAATATGGATTTTCAATCGGCAAAGCCAAAGAGCGTATTCAACCCGGACAATGGATTCATACGCATAACCTGCGCACAGGCTTAGAAGGCACATTAGATTATCGGTATGAACCTACGCCTAGCTGGAATCCTAATCATGTACCTGAACATTTACAGACATTTGAAGGATATGTACGTGAAAATGGTGAAGTTGGTATTCGTAACGAAATCTGGATTATCAATACAGTGGGTTGTATTAATAAAGTTTGCGAAGCACTAGCGCGTACTGCTCATGCAGATATGCAAGGACGTGTAGAAGGCGTGTATCATTTTCCACATCCATTTGGTTGTTCGCAATTAGGCGATGATCTGGAATATACGAAGCAGTTGTTAGCTTCACTTGTACTTCATCCGAATGCCGCCGGTGTTTTGGTAATTGGATTAGGTTGTGAGAACAATCAGATTGAACAATTTGCCGAAGTTATTCCAGACGAGTATGCTCACAAAGTTCGTTATCTCAAAGCTCAAGAAGAAGATGATGAGATCGAAGCAGGATTGTTACTGTTAGAAGAATTGGTTACTCAAGCAGAACAAATATCGCGTCAACCTGTACCTTTATCCAAATTAAAAATAGGCTTGAAATGTGGAGGCTCGGATGGGTTATCTGGAATTACAGCTAATCCATTAGTCGGTTCTGTAGCCGACCTTATCGTTTCTGCTGGTGGAACAGCTATTTTAACCGAAGTGCCCGAGATGTTCGGTGCAGAGACCATCTTAATGAATCGTGCTCAGACTCCGCAAGTATTTGACGAGTTGGTAGATTTGATTAATGGATTTAAGCAATACTTTGTTAATCATGGTCAAAATATTTACGAAAATCCTTCACCCGGCAACAAAGCTGGAGGGATTACAACACTGGAAGAAAAATCACTAGGCTGTACGCAAAAAGGTGGACACTCCCAAGTCATCGATGTACTAAAATACGGTCAAAGGGTACATCAGTCTGGATTGAATATTATCGAAGCACCGGGTAATGATCTTGTGTCTGTTACTGCTTTGTCAGCGGCAGGCGCTCATATCGTTTTATTTACAACTGGTAGAGGGACTCCTTTTGGCGGGCCTGTACCGACTATGAAAATTGCTACTCAATCCGATCTAGCTAATCGCAAAAAACATTGGATCGATTATAATGCAGGTCAATTATTAGAAGGAAAAACGATGGAAGAAGTATCACTTGATCTATTAACATCAATTGTAGATATCGCTTCAGGACGTAAGCAGACCAATAGTGAAAAGCATGGTTTTCGTGAAATTGCTATTTTTAAAGACGGTGTAATTTTATAAAAAAGAGCTGTCTAGTATCTCAATATAAGCCAGCCAATTCACTCTTCAGAATACAAGAAAAACTAGAAATAAGATTGAAAAAGAGCGATACGTAAATGTAATTAAATACATTTTACGTATCGCTTCATTCGTGGTAAAATAAGGATGTTAATCGATTGCTATGTCATATATTACCAATTGAGATTGATATTACTCTAAATTGGTTTTAACTGCTATACGGTGCACTTAGAATCACTGAACCGCGTGCAGGCACTTCAATCGATTGACCCGTATGATCAGGATCGAGCAGATTGGTTACTTGTAGATCGTTCAGTTCTACAGTAGCTGCTTCAGCATTATGGTTGAGTAAGAAAATGAATTGTTCGCCGTTTTTGACACGTCGTCCAGCTTCTACACCGGCTGGGGTGTCTAGAACAGGTTGAATTCCTTTTTGATCAGCTACAAATTTCATAAGACCAGCAATAAACGCTTCTTCTCCATCGGAAGCGATATACCATGCTTCTCCTTTGCCGTACGTATTACGGGTAAGCACAGGCATTCCTTTATAAAAGTCATCACCATAGTGGGCAAGAACTTCGGCACCTTCGGTATGAAGCAAATCGCAGAGCATTCCGCATTCATAATCGCCGCTTAGATCGCCTAATGATTGATTCATTACAATCTGGTTCCGCATCGTAGGAAGTAGAGCGTCTGTTTCTTCTACCCAGATGCCAAGCAGTTTGCGTAGCTCGCCAGGATAACCACCAAGTGCAACCAGATCACTCTCGCCTACAATGCCGCTAAAGAATGTGGTGACAAATGTGCCTCCATTTTGCGTAAATTGTTCTAGTTTATCGGCTAGACCTGGTTTGACCATGTACAGAACAGGAGCGATGACCAGCTCATATGCGCTAAGATCAGAATCTACGCCAACTACATCGACCTGAATATTACGGTTATAAAAGGCTTTGTAGTATTTATGTATCTGATCTACATATTTGAGCGCAATTGTTGGCCCACTTGATTTCTCAATCGCCCACCAGTTGTCCCAATCAAACAGTATAGCAACTTTGGATTCAATACGCGAATCAAGCAAAGTATCACCCAATGTCTGAAGTTCGCTACCCAGTGCTGCTGTTTCGCGGAAAACACGAGTGTTGGAATGACCTACATGCTCAATCACAGCGCCATGGAACTTTTCACATGCACCTGCTGAACGGCGCAGTTGGAAAAACATAATCGTATCTGCACCATGAGCAACGGCTTGATAGCTCCATAAGCGCATTACACCCGGACGTTTGAGCGAATTGTAAGCTTGCCAGTTTTGTTGACTAGGCGTTTGTTCCATAAGCATAAATGGATCACCATTTTTGATACCACGCATCAGATCATGTGCAAGAGCGGTATAACTTACAGGTGTATCGAGCCCTGGATAGTTATCCCATGAGATAATGTCCATTTGTTTTGCCCATTTAAAATAATCTAAAGGCTTGAAAAAGCCCATCAAGTTTGTCGTAATCAGCGCATCTGGAACAACACTTTTAATCGCATCATACTCTAGTTGATAACATTCGAGCATGCTGTCCGAGTTGAAGCGGGAATAATCAAGAGACATCCCTTGAAAGTTCGTATTATCGTCTCCCCATTCTTCGCTTAGATTACTTGGCAATACAATTTCATCCCAGTCATAGAACGTATGACCCCAGAAAGAAGTGTTCCAGGCTGTATTTAATGCATCTAGCGTCTGGTAACGTGTTTTGAGCCAGACACGAAAAGCCCGTTCACAGTTGTCGCAATAACAATCGCCACCGTATTCGTTAGATACATGCCAGACCACAATAGCTGGATGATCTTTGTAGCGTTCTGCAAGTCGACTAGCAATCTCTGTCGAGTATTTACGATAAGTTGGACTGTTAGGGCAAGAGTTATGACGACCACCGAATTTGCGTTTTCTGCCGTCTTTGTCGGTACGTAATACATCAGGATACTTTTTCGCCATCCATGCCGGATGAGCAGCCGTACTTGTGGCAAGGCAGGTATAGATACCGCTTTCATAAAGGCTATTAATCAACTCATCTAACCATTCAAATTGATAATGAACCTCATCGGGTTGATTGCGTGCCCAAGAGAATACATTGACTGTGGCGATATCGATTCCTGCTTGTTTAAATAGTTGTAAATCTTCTTGGTGAGTCTGTTGATCCCATTGCTCAGGATTATAATCACCACCGTAAAAAATTTTAGGAAGTTTGCTGCTAATCATGACTGTCACTCCTTGTATAAGAATAACTCTATAGTAATTCAACTCGTTCCCTTATAAAATATAATAAAATGCGCTTAGTATATAAAAATATGGAGATTGGAAGTGAAAAATATGTACGTAACTATACCTGACCGCCGTTTTTTTACAGAGCTCAGAGACTTACAGTTACCTATTCATATGGAGAGTATCGGGTACAATGCTGATCAAGAATCGATTGATCGTCCAGACGGGTATCCTTGTTATCATTGGATTCAAGCGGTAAATGGAGAAGGCGAGCTTTATTTTGGCGGAACCAGCTATACGGTCAAAGCAGGATCAGGTGTATTACTGGCACCCCGAGATGCTCATGGATATCGTCCAATAAGCGGAGTATGGGAGACAGCTTATTTAACATTTGGTGGCCCGCAATCTCTTGCGATTGTATCTACACTCGGGTTATCGCATTCAGCTTATTATGAATGGGATCGTGGATGTGAATTAGAGACTTTTGCTAGTGGTCTATTGGGACAGATTCGTAGTGATCGTGATCTATCCGGTCTGGATACCAGTTCAGATCTATATCGCTTTTTAACATTGCTCAAAAAGCATGGACGTGTAAACAATCTTCCTTCGTTATCGCATACAGTCGAACGACTCAAGCCATTGATGTCATTTATGGAATCTCATTATGACGATCCTAATATCGGGCTTGAAGATATGGCAGATCAAGTAGGCGTAAGTGCAAGGCATTTGAATACATTATTCCGACAGACATTCGGTATGACCGCGTATGCGTATTTTATTTTACTACGTATTCGTAAAGCCAAAGAACTGATGACACTTTATCCACGAATGACGATCAAAGAAGTGGCAGGTCAGGTAGGATTTAGAGATTCCAGTCATTTTGTAGCTACATTCCGTAGATTAGAGGATGTAACGCCTGAACAATTTCGTAATTTGTATTAAATATAACTTCTACTGCATGTAAGTTGGAGTGGATGTGAGTTCGAGGCAATCTATAAATGACATTAATATTTGTCTAATCAATGAATCATGAAGCGGATAGGTCCGGTCTGCTTCAATTATTGAGTTGATTTTATTAAGCGCTTACAATATATTGATAACCAGTGTGATATCAGAAAGGGGATAATCAGGTGAGTGTAGAAAAGATATGGATTGATGTAGAAGAAGATATAAATACTACAGAAGAAAAAGCTTATTTGTTACCATTTATAGTGGATTCTTCAGATAGTGTGGTTATTGTATTGCCAGGTGGAGGATATGAACATCGTGCAGATCATGAAGGCGCGCCTGTCGCACAGTGGTTAAATGAACATGGTATTTCTGCTTTTGTACTTCATTATCGTTTATCACCAAAACAGCAACGTATTCCGTTAGAAGATGGTAAACGTGCTATTCGTTATGTTCGGGCACATGCGGCTGAATATGGAATCGATCCGTCCAAAATAGGGATATTGGGATTTTCAGCAGGTGGTCATTTAGCAGCTATTACCGGTACGGTGTATGAAGAACAATCGATAACTGTAGCAGGAATCACTCAATCGATCAGTTCGAGACCGGATGCGATGATTTTGTGTTATCCGGTTATTACGATGAAGCACTACGGGCATGAAGGATCTAGATTAGCTCTT contains:
- a CDS encoding FAD binding domain-containing protein; translated protein: MEMNIETSRIPDPFSRKVWEPADAEEAMMIKRQYGADAVFVAGGTLLRTQWEGGIVNRPEHFIRLDTIADLCGIHESDQHIYIGALTRLRECGADAYIAYHGATLYESCRHIAAPSIRNQATIGGNIASAVGDAIPALLVHNASLHWADIGSEVTTIEQDLGDWLEIVKSGRKSMNAVLLGINLEKQNRLLATESIEQSVDHQQEITFFRKIGRREAFTPSLVTVAFRAKIDPLGYFSQVRIAAGGGSGIAMRLSTCEQLLEGNRYQADMITSLARLASDEFITYSDPFASEQYRQQTAGNLLAAGLWETIHAQIERR
- the pucD gene encoding xanthine dehydrogenase subunit D, yielding MLLNRESSGERWRKRRDGKEKVTGELQYLTDMTAEGMLYGRVLRSIHPHARILSLDVSAAEAYEGVIAVITHHDVPGLNRFGIATPDQPALCEDTVRYIGDAIAAVAATSLEIAEHALSLIRVEYEVLETITDTDRALEESAPRLHPQGNVLHRTQVKRGSTDTALANCAHVVHQVYRTPRQMHAYMETEGGLFVPEEDGRLTVYAPTQHGYKDRMQIARILGWEEERIRVISSPIGGSFGGKDELNVQPYGSLLALKSGRPIKMHNSRQESVRAGLKRHPMKIEMKTGIDEDGHLVAHYVRIVADTGAYATLGAPVLNFATEHSMGPYRIEHVDVEGVSVYTNNGLSGEFRGFGGNQAIFAMEGQMDRLAELIEMDPWEFRMLNRRQQNDPGPLEQRILQTNGLEQVMQALTQSKLWQRKLHPSQEYEQDRSVEIMSGMSEQESAFQPPWIKRGIGAALAMHGAGLGYGIDDPAGGRLALNEQGKIEVFFSYEEFGQGLIATLEIMLIDLFQCEPDDLSIVIGDTDRVPHSGSSTASRSTTMAWMALQRLKTPFLQSILTIASEITGVPSEQLTTGKAGIWLLSDDLIVVDESEPVITYLEIATHMSVAGKSNELIFDTEFAYPTTPDAVVGGHYLYTYAAVAAEVEVNTLTGHVKLLDNYHTVAAGPVINPMGFLGQIEGGSVMALGFTLTEDAVMDEGHYLTKNMDTYLIPTIKDMHTSLEVEAIEDLPEGDTFGPRGIGEIGSVALAPAITAAIRDAVGVWVPHLPVARELLIQPIETWQAERVSPR
- a CDS encoding (2Fe-2S)-binding protein, whose amino-acid sequence is MKTTDTTWQATVNGEHRELDIDPSRRLVDVIRGDLNLTGTKVSCEIGRCGACMVMIEGEPVNSCLTMAYQCAGKEITTIEGLHGESKEQLHPIQEAFLEEGGFQCGYCTPGMIISTKALLDQTPHPNDDEIKEGLCGNLCRCTGYGGIMRAVQSAATKCQQQQQELSDTSHIVR
- a CDS encoding phosphotransferase; amino-acid sequence: MESEYIDSMEQLADHYFPSGNWHMVEGKGGMNNTTMFIDHASSRYVLRRYETHKEPDKVRYEHEVLSALPAVLVGLNTPKPVKDIQGQTIHVTGPVNEEDSRSAGRIAALFHYMDGHTPQLRTTEEIFHFGQVTGQLSAALAQIDIDLHPVYPPYYRLGQSYPLCSPGRLEAFCAHPPEDFNSIADILYRIGERLGEQLMRITRLVSLPHQLIHGDLNASNMLESTDGQITAILDFEFVTRDLRAMEPAVCLSDMLQTVEWNVADEKQCTAFLQGYATRIHLSDQEIEAIPLLILLRRIDVFMHFLSRYFEGIDDADVVIAQAQRLDAGLQWYEKSGPLLQLLCRRIFK
- a CDS encoding tagaturonate reductase; the protein is MSLGKYMQPLRIGINSQDERRKIENIRQLPIKILQIGAGNFLRGFFDWMIYESITQGKYHGSIALTPPTPNGAVKLQQLAEQDGLYTLITRGVQHGEVTEHRSIIPVFKTFIDPYTEWEQFLQLAELESLDIIISNTTEAGLTYEPIDYIAGEPLRNYPARLTVFLYRRFQHFAGDSSHGLLILPCELIENNGDVLKQYVLRYADDFGFGTDFVQWIEQSQRFLNNLVDRIVPGLPPEEEYARLVEQYGYEDSFINTAEPYHLWAIQGEPELDKRLPLAQIGLNVHWVKDLQPFQERKVRILNGAHTLMTPVGLLYGKTTVRDVMDDPHLSQWIISTITEEVIPSLTLDEKELQSYATETFERFRNPYLEHRLQDIALNSLSKFKTRILPTLKAYTEKYNQLPAEIVYSLAALIVLYRLQPAEEGQPHQAQTLSGATLTIKDNKEYIQRLAEHWQQPQLSDIVTSILSDQQIWEEDLTQIQGLEAAIVSNIHILEEQRQ
- a CDS encoding UxaA family hydrolase; this encodes MNTMIKDCITIQKQDDVVIALRDVSPGESIILENGTILNVSDHIPRGHKIAIHDIAPDQDVIKYGFSIGKAKERIQPGQWIHTHNLRTGLEGTLDYRYEPTPSWNPNHVPEHLQTFEGYVRENGEVGIRNEIWIINTVGCINKVCEALARTAHADMQGRVEGVYHFPHPFGCSQLGDDLEYTKQLLASLVLHPNAAGVLVIGLGCENNQIEQFAEVIPDEYAHKVRYLKAQEEDDEIEAGLLLLEELVTQAEQISRQPVPLSKLKIGLKCGGSDGLSGITANPLVGSVADLIVSAGGTAILTEVPEMFGAETILMNRAQTPQVFDELVDLINGFKQYFVNHGQNIYENPSPGNKAGGITTLEEKSLGCTQKGGHSQVIDVLKYGQRVHQSGLNIIEAPGNDLVSVTALSAAGAHIVLFTTGRGTPFGGPVPTMKIATQSDLANRKKHWIDYNAGQLLEGKTMEEVSLDLLTSIVDIASGRKQTNSEKHGFREIAIFKDGVIL